Proteins from a genomic interval of Thermoanaerobacterium thermosaccharolyticum DSM 571:
- a CDS encoding heavy metal translocating P-type ATPase, whose translation MLKKEVILEGLDCANCAAKIEDEVNKLNGVKAYMNFMNKTLTLETESEQEYKNTLQQVKTIVHKHEPDVVVKEKSVNKSNKKVLILEGLDCANCAAKIEAQTQSLEGVNSATVDFVSKKLTIEAVDKKEFGKILGEVTSIVNKLEPDVKIVDAEKKKVNKSIVMLEGLGCANCAAKMEKEISGLEGVEFAAVDFVSKKLTLEISPKVNRSELNEKIEGIVKKIEPDVKVIFEENNSKTKINENNEEEEEGVNKKEIIRLVVGGAIFAVGIIFNFQNWLELTLFIISYIIVGGEVVLRAIKGIARGQVFSEHFLMSIATIGAFFVGEYPEGVAVMLFYLVGELFQDIAVGHSRKSIRALMDIRPDYANLKVGDEIRKVSPEEVNIGDIIIVKPGEKVPLDGKVIEGNSMVDTAALTGESVPRELGPGDDALSGFINKNGVLTIEVTKDFGDSTVSKILDLVQNASSKKAPTEKFITKFARFYTPIVVFGALALAIIPPLVIPGATFSTWIYRALVFLVISCPCALVISIPLGFFGGIGGASKRGILVKGSNYLDALNNVETVVFDKTGTLTKGIFEVVDVNPQADFTDEELIEYAAFAESHSSHPIALSILKVYNKDVDITKIENYEEIAGHGILAKVGGKEILVGNSKLMNKENIKYQEVETLGTIVHVAVDKKYAGNIVISDAVKEDSADAIKGLKALGVRNTVMLTGDSKAVGEKIATQLGIDEVYTELLPTDKVEKIEALDAKKSHKGKIVFVGDGINDAPVLARADIGVAMGGLGSDAAIEAADIVIMTDEPSKIVTAIKVAKRTRKIVMQNIVFALGVKAIFLALGAVGVATMWEAVFADMGVAIIAILNAMRVMNTKSI comes from the coding sequence ATGTTAAAGAAGGAAGTAATTTTAGAAGGTTTAGATTGCGCAAATTGTGCAGCTAAAATTGAAGATGAGGTTAATAAATTAAATGGAGTCAAAGCCTATATGAACTTCATGAACAAGACATTGACTTTAGAAACTGAATCAGAGCAAGAGTATAAGAATACATTACAGCAAGTTAAAACCATAGTGCACAAGCACGAACCGGATGTGGTAGTGAAAGAAAAATCCGTTAACAAGAGCAATAAAAAAGTATTAATACTTGAAGGACTTGACTGTGCGAATTGTGCTGCAAAGATTGAAGCTCAAACACAAAGCCTTGAAGGAGTAAATAGTGCGACCGTTGATTTTGTATCTAAGAAGCTGACAATTGAAGCGGTCGATAAAAAGGAATTTGGTAAAATTCTTGGAGAAGTAACATCCATTGTAAATAAACTTGAGCCGGATGTTAAAATAGTTGATGCAGAGAAGAAAAAGGTGAACAAAAGCATAGTAATGCTTGAAGGACTTGGCTGCGCGAATTGTGCAGCTAAAATGGAAAAAGAAATAAGCGGTCTAGAAGGAGTTGAATTTGCTGCAGTAGATTTTGTTTCGAAGAAACTAACACTGGAAATAAGTCCGAAAGTCAACCGCTCTGAGTTAAATGAGAAGATTGAAGGCATAGTAAAGAAAATAGAGCCAGATGTAAAGGTCATTTTTGAGGAGAATAACTCCAAGACCAAAATAAACGAAAATAACGAAGAGGAAGAAGAAGGTGTCAACAAAAAAGAAATCATAAGACTTGTGGTCGGTGGAGCAATATTTGCCGTGGGAATCATCTTTAATTTCCAAAATTGGCTTGAGCTTACCTTGTTTATTATTAGTTATATCATAGTTGGTGGAGAGGTTGTCTTAAGAGCAATAAAAGGTATTGCCCGCGGTCAGGTATTCAGTGAGCATTTTTTGATGAGTATTGCTACCATTGGTGCTTTCTTCGTTGGAGAGTATCCAGAAGGTGTAGCAGTTATGCTGTTCTATCTGGTAGGTGAATTGTTTCAGGATATAGCTGTAGGTCACTCCAGAAAATCAATACGTGCTTTGATGGATATTCGTCCTGACTATGCAAATCTTAAAGTTGGCGATGAGATCAGGAAAGTATCTCCTGAAGAGGTAAACATAGGTGACATCATTATTGTTAAACCAGGAGAAAAAGTTCCCCTCGATGGCAAGGTTATAGAAGGAAACTCAATGGTTGACACTGCAGCGTTAACAGGGGAATCTGTTCCTCGTGAACTCGGGCCAGGAGACGATGCATTGAGCGGATTCATTAATAAAAATGGCGTTTTGACAATAGAGGTAACAAAGGATTTTGGTGATTCAACTGTATCTAAAATTTTGGATCTGGTTCAGAATGCCAGCAGTAAGAAGGCTCCTACAGAAAAATTTATAACAAAATTTGCCCGTTTCTATACTCCGATTGTAGTCTTTGGAGCATTAGCCTTAGCAATCATACCTCCATTGGTGATCCCCGGTGCAACTTTCTCTACATGGATATATCGAGCCTTAGTGTTCTTAGTTATATCTTGTCCATGTGCGTTAGTAATTTCAATACCATTGGGCTTCTTCGGAGGGATTGGTGGAGCATCGAAGAGAGGTATATTAGTAAAAGGCAGTAACTATCTTGACGCGTTGAACAATGTGGAAACAGTTGTTTTCGATAAGACAGGTACTTTAACTAAAGGTATATTTGAGGTTGTGGATGTTAACCCCCAAGCCGATTTTACTGATGAGGAATTGATTGAATATGCAGCATTTGCTGAAAGTCACTCAAGTCATCCAATTGCACTATCCATTTTGAAAGTCTATAACAAAGATGTCGATATTACTAAAATTGAAAACTATGAGGAAATTGCAGGTCATGGGATTTTAGCTAAAGTTGGTGGTAAAGAGATTCTTGTCGGAAATAGCAAACTGATGAATAAAGAAAACATTAAATATCAGGAAGTTGAGACTCTGGGTACAATAGTACATGTTGCAGTAGACAAGAAATATGCAGGCAATATTGTAATCTCTGACGCAGTGAAGGAAGATTCAGCTGATGCGATTAAAGGATTGAAGGCATTAGGTGTTAGAAATACTGTTATGCTTACTGGTGATTCGAAGGCAGTTGGGGAAAAAATAGCAACCCAACTTGGAATTGACGAGGTGTATACTGAATTGTTACCGACCGACAAGGTAGAAAAAATTGAGGCTCTGGATGCTAAGAAATCTCATAAGGGGAAAATTGTATTTGTTGGAGATGGTATCAATGATGCACCAGTACTTGCGAGAGCTGATATTGGCGTGGCAATGGGCGGCTTGGGGTCTGATGCTGCAATTGAAGCAGCTGATATAGTTATCATGACGGATGAACCATCAAAAATTGTCACTGCAATTAAAGTAGCAAAAAGGACTAGGAAAATTGTGATGCAAAACATTGTGTTTGCATTAGGGGTTAAAGCCATATTCCTTGCACTTGGTGCGGTGGGAGTTGCAACTATGTGGGAAGCTGTATTCGCTGACATGGGTGTGGCAATAATCGCAATATTAAATGCAATGAGGGTAATGAATACAAAAAGTATATAG
- a CDS encoding ArsR/SmtB family transcription factor: MAKKIQPIERCDCDVIHEEIVNKVREKMPQEETLYDLAELFKVFGDSTRIKILWALDESEMCVCDIAFLLNMTQSAISHQLRVLKQAELVKSRREGKIVFYSLEDEHVKQIFDQGLIHISEESK, encoded by the coding sequence ATGGCAAAAAAAATTCAACCAATTGAAAGATGCGACTGTGATGTAATACATGAGGAAATTGTAAATAAAGTGCGAGAAAAAATGCCTCAAGAAGAAACTCTATATGATCTAGCAGAACTATTTAAAGTTTTTGGAGATTCAACAAGAATTAAGATACTCTGGGCATTAGATGAATCAGAGATGTGCGTTTGCGATATTGCATTCTTATTAAATATGACCCAATCAGCAATTTCACATCAGCTAAGAGTCTTAAAGCAGGCTGAACTAGTAAAGAGCAGAAGAGAAGGAAAGATTGTATTCTACTCTCTTGAAGATGAACATGTAAAGCAAATATTTGACCAGGGATTAATTCATATTTCAGAAGAAAGTAAGTAA